In Burkholderia gladioli, a genomic segment contains:
- a CDS encoding tyrosine-type recombinase/integrase — MSTTSRSIHRLSALRVARLNKPGHYCDGGGLYLQVSVARTRSWVYRFRREGRLREMGLGPLHVVSLADARELAARCRRMLLEGVDPIEARHAERAQQLATAARSRTFDECTKAFIKANRVGWKNEKHAAQWENTLATYASPIIGSLPVRDIDTALIVRVLEPIWQAKPETASRVRGRIESVLDWATVHRYREGENPARWKGHLDKILPARTKVRKVRHHAALPYKESAAFMKALRAQDGLAARALELLILTAARTNEVIGAVRNEFDLEAAIWTVPAERMKAERAHRIPLPDSALALVRRLLEETDGDLVFPGTKKGRSLSNMAMLTVLRRMKRTGLTVHGFRSTFRDWAAECTTYPNEMAEMALAHTVDDKVEAAYRRGDMFQRRKQMMDDWAAYCDEKR, encoded by the coding sequence ATGAGCACGACTTCACGCTCCATCCACCGTCTTTCCGCGCTTCGTGTGGCACGTCTGAACAAGCCTGGCCATTATTGCGATGGCGGTGGTCTGTACCTTCAGGTGTCGGTGGCGCGTACGCGCTCATGGGTCTACCGTTTCCGGCGCGAGGGCCGGTTGCGTGAGATGGGCCTGGGGCCACTGCACGTCGTCTCGCTTGCCGACGCACGCGAACTTGCAGCCCGCTGCCGCAGGATGCTGCTCGAAGGCGTCGATCCGATCGAGGCCCGCCACGCCGAGCGGGCGCAGCAGTTGGCGACTGCGGCACGCAGCAGGACATTCGATGAGTGCACCAAAGCATTCATCAAGGCCAACCGCGTCGGATGGAAAAATGAAAAGCACGCGGCGCAATGGGAAAACACGCTGGCTACCTATGCCTCACCCATCATCGGGTCGCTTCCCGTGCGTGATATCGACACAGCGCTCATTGTGAGGGTGCTTGAACCTATCTGGCAGGCGAAGCCCGAAACGGCGAGCCGCGTGCGCGGACGTATCGAGTCAGTGCTCGACTGGGCGACGGTGCACCGGTATCGTGAAGGCGAGAATCCGGCGCGATGGAAAGGCCATCTCGACAAGATCCTGCCTGCCCGTACAAAGGTGCGGAAGGTACGGCACCATGCCGCCCTGCCGTACAAGGAATCGGCAGCGTTCATGAAGGCACTGCGGGCGCAGGATGGCCTCGCGGCACGGGCGCTCGAACTGCTCATCCTGACCGCAGCCAGGACCAACGAAGTCATTGGTGCTGTGCGCAACGAGTTTGATCTGGAGGCGGCTATATGGACGGTGCCGGCAGAGCGGATGAAGGCCGAACGGGCACACCGGATTCCGCTGCCTGATTCCGCGCTTGCACTGGTGCGCCGGCTGCTTGAAGAGACAGACGGTGACCTGGTGTTCCCGGGGACGAAGAAGGGCAGGTCGCTGTCCAACATGGCCATGCTCACGGTTCTGCGCCGGATGAAACGCACCGGCCTGACAGTACACGGTTTTCGCTCGACATTCCGTGACTGGGCCGCCGAGTGTACGACCTATCCCAACGAGATGGCGGAGATGGCCTTGGCGCACACAGTGGATGACAAGGTCGAGGCCGCCTACCGTCGCGGTGACATGTTCCAGCGTCGCAAGCAGATGATGGACGACTGGGCGGCATACTGTGACGAGAAAAGATAG
- a CDS encoding aspartate kinase, which translates to MALIVHKYGGTSMGSVERIKNVAKRVAKWHQAGHQLVVVPSAMSGETNRLLGLAKEISSQPDPRELDMIASTGEQVSVGLLAIALQEIGVPAVSYAGWQVPIKTDSAFTKARIQSIDDARVKKDLAAGKVVMITGFQGVDPEGNITTLGRGGSDTSAVAVAAALGAEECLIYTDVDGVYTTDPRVVDGARRLDRVTFEEMLEMASLGSKVLQIRSVEFAGKYRVKTRVLSSLTDPLIALDEEMKSGTLITFEEDETMEKAVISGIAFQRDEARIVVMGVPDKPGIAYQILGPVADANIDVDMIIQNQSVAGKTDFTFTVGRGDYQKAMDILTNQVKGHVNAEQVLGDPKVSKVSVVGVGMRSHVGVASTAFRTLSEEGINIQMISTSEIKISVLIDEKYMELAVRALHKAFELDQA; encoded by the coding sequence ATGGCACTCATCGTACATAAATACGGCGGCACCTCGATGGGCTCGGTCGAGCGCATCAAGAACGTCGCGAAACGCGTCGCGAAATGGCATCAGGCCGGTCACCAACTGGTGGTCGTGCCCTCGGCGATGTCCGGCGAAACGAACCGCCTGCTGGGTCTCGCGAAGGAAATCTCGAGCCAGCCCGATCCGCGCGAACTCGACATGATTGCCTCGACCGGCGAGCAGGTCAGCGTCGGCCTGCTGGCGATCGCGCTGCAGGAAATCGGCGTCCCGGCCGTCAGCTACGCGGGCTGGCAAGTGCCCATCAAGACCGACAGCGCATTCACCAAGGCACGCATCCAGTCGATCGACGATGCGCGCGTCAAGAAGGATCTCGCGGCGGGCAAGGTGGTGATGATCACCGGCTTCCAGGGCGTCGATCCGGAAGGCAACATCACCACGCTGGGCCGCGGCGGCTCGGACACCTCGGCGGTCGCGGTCGCGGCGGCGCTGGGTGCCGAGGAGTGCCTGATCTATACCGACGTCGACGGCGTGTACACGACCGATCCGCGCGTGGTCGACGGCGCCCGCCGGCTCGACCGCGTGACCTTCGAGGAGATGCTGGAAATGGCCAGCCTCGGCTCGAAGGTGCTGCAGATCCGCTCGGTCGAATTCGCCGGCAAGTACCGCGTGAAGACGCGCGTGCTGTCGAGCCTGACCGATCCCCTGATTGCGCTCGACGAAGAGATGAAGTCGGGCACCCTGATTACTTTTGAAGAAGACGAGACCATGGAAAAGGCAGTCATTTCCGGCATCGCATTTCAGCGCGACGAAGCCCGCATCGTGGTGATGGGTGTGCCCGACAAGCCGGGTATCGCCTACCAGATCCTCGGCCCGGTGGCCGACGCGAACATCGACGTCGACATGATCATCCAGAACCAGAGCGTGGCCGGCAAGACCGACTTCACGTTCACGGTCGGCCGCGGCGACTACCAGAAGGCGATGGACATCCTGACCAACCAGGTCAAGGGCCATGTCAACGCCGAGCAGGTGCTGGGCGACCCGAAGGTCTCGAAGGTCTCGGTGGTGGGCGTGGGCATGCGTTCGCACGTGGGCGTGGCGAGCACGGCGTTCCGCACGCTGTCGGAAGAGGGCATCAACATCCAGATGATCTCGACCTCCGAAATCAAGATCTCGGTGCTGATCGACGAGAAGTACATGGAACTGGCCGTGCGCGCGCTGCACAAGGCGTTCGAGCTGGACCAGGCCTGA
- the tilS gene encoding tRNA lysidine(34) synthetase TilS, translating to MIPPNDLNADRVVLDAVRVALGELPEHATIAIAYSGGLDSSVLLEAAARVAGAERCVALHVHHGLSPNADAWLAHAEAAAAALGVRFDVERVEVPRGTGLGVEASAREVRYRALDAMGERHGAQALWLAQHADDQAETVLLQLLRGAGLAGIAAMAPRYLPAEASMVRVRPLLHLLRAQLERYAEARRLRWIDDESNADTRYTRNALRIEVLPALSVHFPGFRDALARTAQHAAAAQRLLDALAAGDLAEIARDEGRALSRERLLALDDERGANLLRHWMRTLGLPGASAARLAEMIKQLRATQVSHALRIDHAGQCLRLYREEVYWEAGDSADPPDDGTSPERPVARLDWSGQEVWHLPAWRGSFVFRPVTAEAGQMENSVAEATLAQAPLMVLARSGGERLRMSTGGPSRTLKNLFQERGVPAWQRDVPLLHVGPVLLFVPRIGLNRAPEAAGAEAGQGGGARRQIEWRPDLLMA from the coding sequence ATGATTCCTCCGAATGACCTCAACGCGGACCGCGTCGTACTCGACGCGGTCCGCGTTGCTTTGGGCGAACTGCCCGAGCACGCGACGATCGCGATCGCCTACAGCGGCGGGCTCGATTCCTCGGTGCTGCTCGAAGCCGCCGCGCGCGTCGCTGGCGCCGAGCGCTGCGTGGCGCTGCATGTCCATCACGGCCTGAGCCCGAACGCCGATGCGTGGCTCGCGCATGCCGAGGCGGCCGCGGCTGCGCTCGGCGTGCGTTTCGATGTCGAGCGCGTCGAGGTGCCGCGTGGCACCGGGCTCGGCGTCGAGGCCAGCGCGCGCGAGGTGCGCTACCGCGCGCTCGACGCGATGGGCGAGCGGCATGGCGCGCAGGCGCTGTGGCTGGCCCAGCATGCCGACGACCAGGCCGAGACGGTGCTGCTGCAGTTGCTGCGCGGCGCGGGCCTGGCCGGCATCGCCGCGATGGCGCCGCGCTACCTGCCCGCCGAGGCGAGCATGGTGCGCGTGCGCCCGCTGCTGCATCTGCTGCGCGCCCAGCTCGAGCGTTATGCCGAGGCGCGCCGGCTGCGCTGGATCGACGACGAATCCAATGCCGACACGCGCTATACGCGCAATGCGCTGCGCATCGAGGTGCTGCCGGCGCTGTCGGTGCATTTCCCCGGTTTTCGCGACGCGCTCGCGCGTACCGCCCAGCATGCGGCGGCCGCGCAGCGGCTGCTCGACGCGCTGGCCGCCGGCGATCTCGCCGAGATCGCCCGGGACGAGGGCCGCGCCTTGTCGCGCGAGCGACTGCTCGCGCTCGACGACGAGCGCGGCGCCAACCTGCTGCGCCACTGGATGCGCACGCTCGGCCTGCCCGGTGCATCGGCCGCGCGCCTTGCCGAGATGATCAAGCAGTTGCGCGCGACGCAGGTGTCGCATGCGCTGCGGATCGATCATGCGGGACAGTGCCTGAGGCTGTATCGCGAGGAGGTGTATTGGGAGGCCGGCGACAGTGCCGATCCGCCCGACGACGGCACCTCGCCCGAGCGCCCCGTGGCGCGGCTCGACTGGAGCGGCCAGGAGGTCTGGCACCTGCCGGCCTGGCGCGGCAGCTTCGTGTTCCGGCCGGTGACGGCCGAGGCGGGGCAGATGGAGAACAGCGTGGCCGAGGCCACGCTCGCGCAGGCGCCGCTGATGGTGCTCGCGCGCAGCGGCGGCGAACGCCTGCGGATGTCCACCGGCGGCCCCTCGCGCACGCTCAAGAACCTGTTCCAGGAGCGCGGCGTGCCCGCCTGGCAGCGCGACGTGCCGCTGCTGCATGTCGGCCCGGTGCTGCTGTTCGTGCCGCGCATCGGCCTGAATCGCGCGCCCGAGGCGGCCGGCGCCGAGGCCGGGCAGGGCGGCGGCGCGCGCCGCCAGATCGAGTGGCGCCCCGATTTGCTGATGGCCTGA
- a CDS encoding acetyl-CoA carboxylase carboxyltransferase subunit alpha: MKTTFLDFEQPIAELEGKIEELRFVQDDSAVDISEEIERLSKKSQQLTKDLYANLSPWQVSQIARHPQRPYTLDYVSELFTDFHELHGDRAFADDQSIIGGLARFSGNPCMVIGHQKGRDTKERAARNFGMPRPEGYRKAERLMRLAEKFGLPIFTFVDTPGAYPGIGAEERGQSEAIGRNLYVMAELKTPIITTIIGEGGSGGALAIAVADTVLMLQFSTYSVISPEGCASILWKSAAKAPEAAEALGLTAHRLKALGLIDKIVNEPLGGAHRDPKGMAALLRRALADTLRQFQGMSIDALRERRLERLLAYGKYKETTPGI, from the coding sequence ATGAAGACCACGTTTCTGGATTTCGAACAGCCGATCGCCGAACTGGAAGGCAAGATCGAGGAACTGCGATTCGTGCAGGACGATTCGGCCGTCGACATTTCGGAAGAGATCGAGCGGCTGTCGAAGAAGAGCCAGCAACTGACCAAGGACCTCTACGCGAATCTCTCGCCGTGGCAGGTCTCGCAGATCGCGCGCCATCCGCAGCGTCCCTACACGCTCGATTACGTGAGCGAGCTGTTCACCGATTTCCACGAACTGCATGGCGACCGCGCCTTTGCCGACGACCAGTCGATCATCGGCGGCCTGGCCCGCTTCAGCGGCAATCCCTGCATGGTGATCGGCCACCAGAAGGGGCGCGACACCAAGGAGCGCGCGGCGCGCAACTTCGGCATGCCGCGTCCGGAAGGCTATCGCAAGGCCGAGCGCCTGATGCGCCTGGCCGAGAAGTTCGGCCTGCCGATCTTCACCTTCGTCGATACGCCGGGCGCGTATCCTGGCATCGGCGCCGAGGAGCGTGGCCAGTCGGAGGCGATCGGCCGCAACCTGTACGTGATGGCCGAGCTGAAGACGCCGATCATCACCACCATCATCGGCGAGGGCGGCTCGGGCGGCGCGCTGGCGATCGCGGTGGCCGATACCGTGCTGATGCTGCAATTCTCCACCTACTCGGTGATCTCGCCGGAAGGCTGCGCTTCGATCCTCTGGAAGAGCGCGGCCAAGGCGCCCGAGGCCGCCGAGGCGCTGGGCCTGACCGCTCACCGCCTGAAGGCGCTGGGCCTGATCGACAAGATCGTCAACGAGCCGCTGGGCGGCGCGCATCGCGATCCGAAGGGCATGGCCGCGCTGCTGCGCCGTGCGCTGGCCGATACGCTGCGCCAGTTCCAGGGCATGAGCATCGATGCGCTGCGCGAGCGTCGCCTGGAACGCCTGCTTGCCTACGGCAAGTACAAGGAAACCACGCCGGGCATCTGA
- a CDS encoding DNA-3-methyladenine glycosylase family protein — MATGRKVPAKGAVRAATRSPATGRAPAGKVAAKRATDPRAGAVNGVAHSPAARGAAKPARAESAERELAAELVDGAARKARANEAALPESSAEAEEVVRPPYWDKASADLVKRDRILKKLIPKFGPAHLVKRGDPFVTLARSVVGQQISVSSAQAVWAAIEAACPKLAPQQVIRLGLEKLAACGLSKRKSEYIIDLAQHFVSGALHVDKWTSMEDEDVIAELTQIRGIGRWTAEMFLIFNLSRPDVLPLDDPGLIRAISVNYFSGEPVTRSEAREVAANWEPWRTVATWYMWRSLDPESGDT; from the coding sequence ATGGCAACGGGCAGGAAAGTGCCGGCAAAGGGCGCGGTTCGCGCGGCGACACGCTCGCCGGCCACCGGCCGCGCGCCGGCCGGGAAGGTCGCCGCCAAGCGCGCGACCGACCCGCGCGCGGGCGCTGTCAACGGCGTGGCGCATTCGCCGGCCGCGCGCGGCGCGGCGAAACCGGCGCGTGCCGAGAGCGCGGAACGCGAACTCGCGGCCGAGCTCGTCGACGGCGCCGCGCGCAAGGCCCGTGCGAACGAGGCGGCCTTGCCGGAGTCGTCCGCCGAGGCCGAGGAAGTGGTGCGCCCCCCGTACTGGGACAAGGCCAGCGCCGATCTCGTCAAGCGCGATCGCATTCTCAAGAAGCTGATTCCGAAATTCGGCCCGGCGCATCTGGTCAAGCGCGGCGATCCCTTCGTCACGCTGGCGCGCTCGGTGGTCGGCCAGCAGATCTCGGTGAGCTCGGCGCAGGCCGTGTGGGCGGCGATCGAAGCCGCCTGCCCGAAGCTCGCGCCGCAGCAGGTGATCCGCCTCGGCCTGGAGAAGCTCGCGGCCTGCGGCCTGTCCAAGCGCAAGTCGGAATACATCATCGACCTGGCCCAGCATTTTGTTTCGGGCGCCTTGCACGTCGACAAATGGACCTCGATGGAAGACGAGGACGTGATCGCCGAGCTCACGCAGATCCGCGGCATCGGCCGCTGGACCGCCGAGATGTTCCTGATCTTCAACCTGTCGCGGCCCGACGTGCTGCCGCTCGACGACCCCGGCCTGATCCGCGCGATCAGCGTCAACTACTTCAGCGGTGAACCCGTCACGCGCAGCGAGGCGCGCGAGGTCGCAGCCAACTGGGAGCCGTGGCGTACTGTCGCAACCTGGTACATGTGGCGCAGCCTTGACCCGGAATCCGGTGACACTTGA
- the cysS gene encoding cysteine--tRNA ligase yields the protein MESLRIYNTLARDKQVFVPRQPGEVRMYVCGITVYDYCHIGHARMMVVFDIVQRWLRQLGYRVTYVRNITDIDDKIIRRAVENGETIGELTSRFIAAMHEDLDALGVERPDHEPRATHYIPQMLGMIAALEANGYAYQAKDGDVNYAVRKFANYGRLSGKSLDDLRAGERVATNDAKQDPLDFVLWKRAKPEEPADTSWDSKYGRGRPGWHIECSAMGCTLLGNHFDIHGGGQDLQFPHHENEIAQSEGATGETFVNTWMHNGFVQVDSEKMSKSLGNFFTIREVLEKYDAEVVRFFIARTHYRSPLNYSEVHLDDARAALTRLYTALKDVTPDGAPLDPDEPHAQRFAAAMNDDFNTALAVSVLFELAGEVNRTRDAALARQFKQLGALLGLLGRDARAFLQQATGAGADALDGEAIEARIAERVAAKQAKNYAEADRIRAALLEAGVALEDKPGGLTEWRRV from the coding sequence ATGGAATCACTGCGCATCTACAACACGCTCGCGCGTGACAAGCAAGTCTTCGTGCCGCGTCAGCCCGGCGAAGTGCGCATGTACGTGTGCGGCATCACGGTTTACGACTACTGCCACATCGGCCATGCGCGGATGATGGTGGTGTTCGACATCGTGCAGCGCTGGTTGCGCCAGCTCGGCTATCGCGTGACCTACGTGCGCAACATCACCGACATCGACGACAAGATCATCCGTCGCGCGGTGGAGAACGGCGAGACCATCGGCGAGCTGACCTCCCGCTTCATCGCGGCGATGCACGAGGACCTGGACGCGCTCGGCGTCGAGCGGCCCGACCACGAGCCGCGCGCCACGCACTACATCCCGCAGATGCTCGGCATGATCGCGGCCCTCGAGGCAAACGGTTACGCCTACCAGGCCAAGGACGGCGACGTCAATTACGCGGTGCGCAAGTTCGCGAACTACGGCCGCCTGTCGGGCAAGTCGCTCGACGACCTGCGCGCCGGCGAGCGCGTCGCGACCAACGACGCCAAGCAGGATCCGCTCGATTTCGTGCTGTGGAAGCGCGCGAAGCCCGAGGAGCCGGCCGATACCAGCTGGGATTCGAAGTACGGGCGCGGCCGCCCGGGCTGGCACATCGAGTGCTCGGCGATGGGCTGCACGCTGCTCGGCAATCATTTCGACATCCACGGCGGCGGGCAGGACCTGCAGTTCCCGCATCACGAGAACGAGATCGCCCAGAGCGAGGGCGCGACCGGCGAAACCTTCGTCAACACCTGGATGCACAACGGCTTCGTGCAGGTCGACAGCGAGAAGATGTCGAAATCGCTCGGCAACTTCTTCACGATCCGCGAAGTGCTGGAGAAGTACGACGCCGAGGTGGTGCGCTTCTTCATCGCGCGTACCCACTATCGTTCGCCGCTGAACTACAGCGAAGTGCATCTCGACGATGCGCGCGCCGCGCTCACGCGTTTGTATACGGCGCTCAAGGACGTCACGCCCGACGGCGCGCCGCTCGATCCCGACGAGCCGCACGCGCAGCGTTTCGCCGCCGCGATGAACGACGATTTCAATACGGCCCTGGCCGTGTCGGTGCTGTTCGAACTGGCCGGCGAGGTGAATCGCACCCGCGATGCCGCGCTGGCGCGGCAGTTCAAGCAGCTCGGCGCGTTGCTGGGCCTGCTCGGCCGCGATGCGCGCGCCTTCCTGCAGCAGGCCACGGGCGCCGGCGCCGATGCGCTCGACGGCGAGGCGATCGAAGCACGCATCGCCGAGCGCGTGGCCGCCAAGCAGGCCAAGAACTATGCCGAAGCAGACCGGATCCGGGCAGCCTTGCTCGAGGCCGGTGTCGCGCTCGAAGACAAACCGGGCGGGTTGACCGAATGGCGTCGCGTTTGA
- a CDS encoding tetratricopeptide repeat protein, which translates to MKSSRGRATSAATLLATTVLGVVLALPAWAQKAPATADGTPEIDASITSRNWSAALSQLDARIAANPRDVQAQFKRGTVLARLNRDDDAIAQFLALTQAYPELPEPYNNLAALYAKHGRYDDARAALVTATQANPDYSLAYENLGDLYLRLASESYKRARSLGRTSGASAQRLADIERIIAPPAAAQQAAQAKADKPAAASRAEGVSADATSNLSTITPPQQSNFEFNGGGGATLATPPYVAPSH; encoded by the coding sequence ATGAAATCTTCCCGCGGCCGCGCGACGAGCGCTGCGACCCTCCTTGCGACCACCGTCCTGGGTGTCGTGCTGGCGCTCCCGGCCTGGGCGCAGAAGGCCCCCGCCACCGCCGACGGCACCCCGGAGATCGACGCCTCGATCACCAGCCGCAACTGGTCGGCGGCCCTCTCGCAGCTCGATGCGCGGATCGCCGCGAACCCGCGCGACGTGCAGGCGCAGTTCAAGCGCGGCACCGTGCTGGCCCGGCTCAATCGCGACGACGACGCGATCGCGCAGTTCCTCGCGCTGACCCAGGCCTACCCCGAACTCCCCGAGCCGTACAACAACCTCGCCGCGCTCTATGCCAAGCATGGCCGCTACGACGACGCGCGCGCGGCGCTGGTCACGGCCACCCAGGCGAACCCCGACTACAGCCTCGCCTACGAGAACCTCGGCGACCTGTACCTGCGCCTGGCCTCCGAATCCTACAAGCGCGCGCGCTCGCTGGGCCGCACGAGCGGCGCGAGCGCGCAGCGCCTGGCCGACATCGAGCGGATCATCGCGCCGCCAGCCGCCGCGCAACAGGCAGCGCAGGCCAAGGCCGACAAGCCCGCCGCCGCGAGCCGGGCCGAGGGCGTCTCGGCCGATGCCACCTCGAACCTGTCGACCATCACACCGCCTCAGCAGTCGAACTTCGAGTTCAACGGCGGCGGCGGCGCGACGCTGGCCACCCCGCCCTACGTCGCGCCCTCGCACTGA
- a CDS encoding peptidylprolyl isomerase, which translates to MKRLLLALGSAALVATAPAHAQTAAAHPVVQFKTTQGDIRVELYPEKAPKTVANFLDYVKAGQYNGTIFHRVIPGFMIQGGGYKANFDEKPTRAPIPLESRNGLKNLTGTIAMARTSDPNSATAQFFINTVDNSNLDYPNPDGNGYAVFGKVVSGLDVVKKIEATPTTSRGSMRDVPEKTITIESASVVGK; encoded by the coding sequence ATGAAACGTCTGTTGTTGGCGCTCGGCAGCGCCGCCCTCGTCGCGACCGCGCCGGCCCATGCGCAAACGGCCGCCGCGCATCCCGTCGTGCAGTTCAAGACCACGCAGGGCGACATCCGTGTCGAGCTCTACCCGGAGAAGGCGCCGAAGACGGTGGCGAACTTCCTCGACTACGTGAAGGCCGGCCAGTACAACGGCACGATCTTCCATCGCGTGATCCCGGGCTTCATGATCCAGGGCGGCGGCTACAAGGCGAACTTCGACGAGAAGCCGACGCGCGCGCCGATTCCCCTGGAAAGCCGCAACGGCCTGAAGAACCTGACGGGCACCATCGCGATGGCGCGCACCAGCGATCCGAATTCGGCCACGGCCCAGTTCTTCATCAATACCGTCGATAATTCCAACCTCGACTACCCGAACCCGGACGGCAACGGCTACGCCGTGTTCGGCAAGGTGGTCTCGGGCCTGGATGTCGTGAAGAAGATCGAGGCGACCCCGACCACCTCGCGCGGCTCGATGCGCGACGTGCCCGAAAAGACGATCACGATCGAATCGGCGAGCGTCGTCGGCAAATAA
- a CDS encoding peptidylprolyl isomerase gives MVELHTNHGVIKLELDAAKAPKSVENFLNYVKAGHYDNTVFHRVINGFMIQGGGFEPGMKQKPTEAPIDNEANNGLKNDTYTVAMARTNDPHSATAQFFINVNDNDFLNHSSPTPQGWGYAVFGKVVEGQDVVDAIKKVKTGSKGFHQDVPADDVIIEKAVVV, from the coding sequence ATGGTTGAACTGCATACGAACCACGGCGTGATCAAGCTCGAACTCGACGCCGCCAAGGCACCGAAGTCGGTGGAGAATTTCCTGAACTACGTGAAGGCCGGCCACTACGACAACACGGTGTTCCACCGCGTCATCAACGGCTTCATGATCCAGGGCGGCGGCTTCGAGCCGGGCATGAAGCAGAAGCCGACCGAGGCACCGATCGACAACGAGGCCAACAACGGCCTGAAGAACGACACCTACACGGTGGCGATGGCACGCACCAACGATCCGCACTCGGCCACCGCGCAGTTCTTCATCAACGTCAACGACAACGACTTCCTGAACCACTCGTCGCCGACGCCGCAAGGCTGGGGCTACGCCGTGTTCGGCAAGGTGGTCGAAGGCCAGGACGTGGTCGACGCGATCAAGAAGGTCAAGACCGGCAGCAAGGGCTTCCACCAGGACGTGCCGGCCGACGACGTGATCATCGAAAAGGCCGTGGTGGTCTGA
- a CDS encoding UDP-2,3-diacylglucosamine diphosphatase, with protein MLQETPPRSVSGGVPGEQGLAHAARPFLFISDLHLSEAIPRTVAAFEHFVRVTADSADSVFILGDLFEYWVGDDILDDDPFAQRIAALLHSFSERGIALYVMHGNRDFLLGRRFMKAAGAMLVPDPSVVLAFGRRIVLAHGDAQCTADRGYQWFRGFARNRLAQWLFLARSLRWRRGLAERMRARSEAGRDRPMLPRYDVTREGIAELFERSSADTMIHGHTHRPARHIEPEGTRWVLPDWDLDHGRPRGGYLRIDAEGVAALPLEH; from the coding sequence ATGCTGCAGGAAACACCGCCGCGAAGCGTCTCCGGGGGCGTGCCGGGCGAGCAGGGTCTCGCGCATGCGGCACGCCCGTTTCTGTTCATCTCCGACCTGCACCTGAGCGAGGCGATCCCGCGCACCGTCGCCGCGTTCGAGCATTTCGTGCGCGTCACGGCCGACAGCGCCGACTCGGTGTTCATCCTCGGGGACCTGTTCGAATACTGGGTCGGCGACGACATCCTCGACGACGACCCGTTCGCGCAGCGCATCGCCGCGCTGCTGCACAGCTTCTCGGAGCGAGGCATCGCGCTCTACGTGATGCACGGCAATCGCGACTTCCTGCTCGGCCGGCGCTTCATGAAGGCCGCGGGCGCGATGCTGGTGCCGGACCCGTCGGTGGTGCTCGCCTTCGGCCGGCGCATCGTGCTCGCGCACGGCGACGCGCAGTGCACGGCCGATCGCGGCTACCAGTGGTTCCGCGGCTTCGCGCGCAATCGCCTGGCGCAGTGGCTGTTCCTCGCGCGCTCGCTGCGCTGGCGGCGCGGCCTGGCCGAGCGCATGCGCGCCAGGAGCGAGGCGGGCCGCGACCGGCCGATGCTGCCGCGCTACGACGTCACGCGCGAGGGCATCGCCGAGCTGTTCGAGCGCAGCAGCGCCGACACCATGATCCACGGCCATACCCATCGCCCCGCGCGGCACATCGAGCCCGAGGGCACGCGCTGGGTGCTGCCCGACTGGGATCTCGACCATGGCAGGCCGCGCGGCGGCTACCTGCGCATCGACGCCGAGGGCGTCGCGGCGCTGCCGCTGGAACACTGA
- the cysE gene encoding serine O-acetyltransferase produces the protein MFTRLREDIATIRERDPAARSAWEVLTCYPGIHALVFHRLAHAFWRRGQRWAGRFVSQVGRFMTGIEIHPGATLGRRVFIDHGMGVVIGETAVVGDDCTIYQGVTLGGTSLTRGAKRHPTLERGVIVGAGAKVLGGFTIGEGAKIGSNAVVVKPVPAGGTAVGNPARVVLPAESRPAAPERAAFCAYGITPNADDPMSLAIHGLIDHAAKESQRVDEIVAALERLGERFEALQADGRLDLRRLSAALEGRAVEHTG, from the coding sequence ATGTTCACGAGACTTCGAGAAGACATCGCGACGATCCGCGAGCGTGATCCCGCCGCTCGCAGCGCCTGGGAAGTGCTCACCTGTTATCCGGGCATCCATGCACTGGTCTTCCATCGGCTCGCGCACGCCTTCTGGCGGCGCGGCCAGCGCTGGGCGGGGCGCTTCGTCTCGCAGGTCGGGCGCTTCATGACCGGCATCGAGATCCATCCCGGCGCGACGCTGGGCCGGCGCGTGTTCATCGATCACGGCATGGGCGTGGTGATCGGCGAGACCGCCGTGGTCGGCGACGACTGCACCATCTACCAGGGCGTGACGCTCGGCGGCACCTCGCTCACGCGCGGCGCGAAGCGGCATCCCACGCTCGAGCGCGGCGTGATCGTCGGCGCGGGCGCCAAGGTGCTGGGCGGCTTCACGATCGGCGAGGGCGCCAAGATCGGCTCGAACGCGGTGGTGGTCAAGCCGGTGCCGGCGGGCGGCACGGCGGTCGGCAATCCCGCGCGCGTGGTGCTGCCGGCCGAGAGCCGGCCCGCCGCGCCCGAGCGCGCCGCGTTCTGCGCCTACGGCATCACGCCGAACGCCGACGATCCGATGTCGCTGGCGATCCACGGCCTGATCGATCATGCGGCCAAGGAATCGCAGCGCGTCGACGAGATCGTCGCCGCGCTGGAGCGGCTCGGCGAGCGCTTCGAGGCGCTCCAGGCCGATGGCCGGCTGGACCTGCGCCGCCTGTCGGCCGCGCTGGAAGGGCGCGCGGTCGAGCACACGGGCTGA